The Brassica napus cultivar Da-Ae chromosome C7, Da-Ae, whole genome shotgun sequence genome has a segment encoding these proteins:
- the LOC106406905 gene encoding uncharacterized protein LOC106406905 — MFVSCFLLLDHLFFDNFDSLIFFSLSRMEGRKLNLYSPLPSIRRISSKTKHSSESDNKTTVITRPERRSCLRIEQETPVSVLPDQSFDHLSEPASVPFMWEQTPGKPKDNMTTLIQESGLLETDDEEEEDLYTGSSDGTFSVNCSTSGVSEIEKNVEKADDASSRESLDQMMARFLPAAKAMAFTHQKRSSEQKQNLQNREALAIRQRSQVVAEHEHFAIVQSLYDDLNIDDDDDEYDVDHRIYPEVTIKKACGFLPRLCAKNSFKISNPVPLVSGSNRGLYHSCEQTGLPNWSTRRLSGFISPYRTSCSAPEKPESFKRLNRGISKSQELYTPRTRRESLPNHSHSGEVRMFRNSISTPSRIQGTTIHDTRFLAEEVIRRRRRSSNRSGNLLKTWPECTAAISTPPLPETPTRPWLRRTLLPPVSPRPYGVVLGQVGAKKLSQEILESTKWETMVKTSYVHNDHVRYSQELTVHPSRQKIT, encoded by the exons ATGTTCGTTTCCTGTTTTTTGCTCCTTGATCatcttttttttgataactttgattctttaatttttttttctttatcaagaATGGAGGGGAGGAAACTGAATTTGTATTCTCCATTACCATCAATAAGGCGAATTTCAAGTAAAACAAAGCATTCAAGTGAATCAGATAACAAGACAACAGTTATTACCAGACCAGAGCGTCGATCATGCCTAAGAATAGAACAAGAAACGCCGGTTTCTGTATTACCAGACCAGAGCTTCGATCATCTCTCCGAACCAGCTTCAGTTCCTTTTATGTGGGAACAAACCCCTGGAAAACCAAAAGATAACATGACTACACTGATTCAAGAATCAGGTTTACTAGAAactgatgatgaagaagaagaagatttgtATACAGGTTCTTCTGATGGAACCTTCTCCGTTAACTGCAGCACAAGTGGAGTGAGTGAGATCGAAAAGAACGTTGAGAAAGCTGACGATGCGTCGTCTAGAGAAAGTCTCGATCAAATGATGGCAAGATTCTTACCAGCTGCTAAAGCAATGGCTTTCACACATCAAAAACGCTCTTCAGAGCAAAAGCAAAACCTACAAAACAGAGAAGCACTTGCAATTCGCCAAAGAAGTCAAGTAGTCGCAGAACATGAGCATTTCGCTATTGTTCAGAGTCTTTATgatgatttaaacattgatgatgatgatgatgagtatGATGTTGATCACCGAATCTACCCTGAAGTTACTATCAAGAAGGCTTGTGGGTTCTTGCCAAGGCTTTGTGCCAAAAACTCATTCAAGATTTCAAACCCGGTTCCTTTGGTTTCAGGATCAAACCGGGGTTTGTATCATTCTTGTGAACAAACCGGTTTACCAAACTGGTCAACCAGGCGTCTTTCCGGTTTTATATCTCCGTACCGAACCTCTTGTTCGGCTCCGGAGAAACCAGAGAGCTTCAAAAGGTTAAACAGAGGAATCAGCAAGTCTCAAGAACTGTATACACCAAGAACAAGAAGAGAGAGTCTTCCTAATCACTCACATTCTGGAGAAGTCCGAATGTTTAGAAACTCCATCTCAACTCCGTCGAGGATCCAAGGGACGACCATTCACGACACGAGGTTTCTTGCGGAGGAAGtaattagaagaagaagaagaagcagcaacAGGTCAGGGAACCTTTTGAAAACATGGCCGGAATGTACGGCGGCGATTTCTACGCCACCCTTACCAGAAACTCCGACTCGGCCTTGGCTCCGACGAACACTCCTCCCGCCGGTAAGCCCTAGACCTTACGGCGTCGTGTTAGGTCAAGTTGGTGCTAAGAAACTGAGTCAAGAAATTCTTGAATCTACAAAATGGGAAACGATGGTTAAAACATCTTATGTTCACAACGACCACGTTCGTTATTCTCAG GAGCTGACTGTTCATCCCTCTCGCcagaaaattacataa